The Intrasporangium calvum DSM 43043 sequence CGACTGCGCCCCGTGGTCCGCACCGTCACTGGCGGGCTGCTCGCCATGGGCGTCACCTATCTCATCGGCGCCCTGGTGGGCACCACGCTCGGCTGACCGAGCGTCGCCGCCCGGCCGCTGCTCCGGCGGGCGGGGTGGATCTCGGCGAGTGCGTCGCTGCGTGGGTGCACGGGTGGGGTAAACTCGACGCGTCCAGAGAGCGTGGACGTCGACCCGGACTCCCGGCCATTCGGCCCCATCGGCATTCGCTGGGATCGATCTCGACGCACGTGTGGACATCGGGCTGGCTGTGCCACCCGAGAGCCGAACCTTCGGTGTGACCCCGCTGCTCAGGGCTACCGCGTCGGGACGGCCCGCACATCGCATCACCAGGAGGAAGATGCCCACGCGAGTCCGCCAACGGTCCGCCACCAGCTCCGCGAGCGCTGCCGGTCCTGCAGGCACGAACGGCCCGTCACGCTCCCGGTCGACCCAGCGAGAGGACGACCCGGCACCGATCATCCCCATCCTTGCGCGGCGGGTGCGCGAGGTGGAGGCCCGAGTCACCTCCAAGGGACGGGCCACGCCGACGAACCGGACCAAGTTCCAGGTCGTCGCCCTGCTCATGCGGGCCGAGCGAGCGCGGGTCAAGGACGCCCCGATACCCGGAGGGCTCCGCGCCGACCTGCTGAAGCGACTCGACGGCATCGCCGGCATCCTCGCCCAGATCGCCGCTCGCGACACCAGCCTGCTCGCCCTCCTCGACCCCGCGGCGAAGCCCGGCCCCGCCGCGCAGCAGATGCGCCGCGACTGGCTGCTCGAGTCCGGCGCCGAGCTGGCTCCGGAGGACCTCGTCATCACGCGGCCCGAGCCGGTCCAGTCGGTCATCCCCCCTGAGCTCGCGGCCAAGCAGGTCACCCCCCAGTCAGTGCCGGCTCGCGTGCGGGCCAACCCGTTCCTCACCCCCGATGTCTCCGCCGCCCACCGTCAGGAGTACGTCGGACGCCTGACGGGCTGGGAGCTGCTCGGACCGCTCTACCGCGCCTTCGAGCAGGGGTCCGGTGGCGAGGCCGCGTCGATGGACCTGCCGCCGAAGCCGCGCATCGACCGCTTCTCCCCGCCCGGCTCGCAGCTCATGGTGCACCAGTCGCGCTTCCTCCAGGCGGTGCAGCAGGGCCACCGGACATTCCTCCTCGCGGACGAGCCCGGACTCGGGAAGACGGCCCAGTCCGTGCTGGCAGCGTCGGTCGCCGACGCCTATCCCATGCTGGCCGTCGTCCCCAACGTCGTGAAGATCAACTGGGCGCGCGAGGTCGAGCACTGGACTCCGCAGCGCCGGGTGACCGTGATCCATGGTGACGGCGAGGACGTGGACGCGTTCGCGGACGTCTTCGTGGTCAACTACGCCATCCTCGACCGGCACTTCGGCTGGCTGTCCACCTTCGGCTTCCGGTCGATGGTCGTCGACGAGGCGCACTTCATCAAGAACATCCAGTCACAGCGGTCGCAGCAGGTCCTCGCCCTGGCCGACCGGCTGCGCGCGTCGGCTCCGGGCGGCAACCCGCTCCTCATGGCGCTGACCGGCACGCCGTTGATCAACGACGTCAAGGACTTCGACGCGATCTGGCGGTTCCTCGGCTGGATCAAGGACGGCAAGCCGGTCGCCGACATCGTCCGGCGCCTCGACGAGACCGGCTACACCCCGATGGACCGAGCGTTCTATCCGGAGGCCCGGCAAGCCGTCATCGACATGGGCATCGTCCGGCGACGCAAGGTCGACGTGGCGAGCGACCTGCCGGACAAGCGGATCGCCGACATCACCGTCGAGCTCGACGACGAGGCCGGCCGCTCCATCGAGCGGGCCGAGCGGGCCCTGGGTGAGCGACTGGCCCGCCGATACCGAGCCCAGCTCGCCGAGGGCCACGGCCACGAGGTCGACGGCGAGCCCGACGAGGCACTGCTCCGTCGGGTCGCGATGGCGGAGCTCAAGGCGCCGTCGGGCGAGGGCACCGGCGAGAACGTCTTCACCCTCGTCCGACGCATCGGGCAGGCCAAGGCGTCCCTCGCCGCCGACTACGCGGCGCAGCTGTCCCACTCGGTCGGCAAGGTCGTCTTCTTCGCCAAGCACATCGACGTCATGGACAAGGCCGAACGGATCCTGGCGGACGCCGGGCTGCGGACCGTCTCCATCCGGGGTGACCAGACCGCCAAGCAGCGACAGGAGGCGGTCGACGCCTTCCAGAAGGACCCCGAGGTCTCGGTGGCGGTGTGCTCCCTGCTCGCGGCCGGCGTCGGCGTCAACCTGCACGCCTCGTCGAACGTCGTGCTCAGCGAGCTCTCGTGGACGGCCGCGGAGCAGCAACAGGCGATCGACCGCGTGCACCGCATCGGTCAGGACGAGCCCGTCACGGCGTGGCGGATCCTCGCAGCGGGAACCGTCGACTCACGCATCGCCGAGCTCATCGACGCCAAGCAGGGGCTCGCGGCGCGCGCCCTCGATGGCAGTGACATCGAGGTGTCGAACACCGACACGGTCCAGCTCGACGCCCTGGTGACCCTGCTCCGGCAGGCCCTCGCCTGAGAGCCGCCGACCGCGGGTCACCCGAGGGGACGGCTCAGTCTGGCGTCTGGGTCGACTCCCGCCGGGTCTCCTCCGGATACTCGGTGCGCTCGCTCGACTCGTCGAGGATGGCCGCGGCCTGAGCCTCGGGATCGTCGCTGCCCACCGCTTGCTCCTCGGGGAGCAGCTCGGCGCGCTGGGAGATGTCGGACTCGTCAGGTTGTCCACTCATGCCCTGACCGTAGCAACCCGGCCCACATCGAAAGAGCAGTTCGTCCGCCCTCCTTCGGCTCGCCGCCGGAGTCAGCCACGCCGGGGCGGGACGAACTGCTCTTTCGATGGGTGGGGGTCCGCGATGCAGGCGGGACGAACTGCTCTTTCGATGGGTGGTCAGGCGTCAGGCACGTTGGCGTCGAGCTCGTCGAGCCACGCCGCCCCCGAGGCATCCGAGGGCATCCGCCAGTCACCTCGCGGCGAGAGGGAGCCACCCGCTGCGACCTTGGGGCCGTTGGGCAGCGCCGACCGCTTGAACTGGTTGGCGAAGAACCGCCGGAGGAACACCTCGAGCCAGCGCCGGATGGTCGCGAGGTCATACTCCGCACGCTCCGCAGCGGGATAGCCGGCCGGCCAGTCCCCGGACTCCGCATCGTGCCAGGCGTGCCAGGAGAGGAAGGCGATCTTTGACGGGCGGTAGCCCCATCGCAGCACGTGGTAGAGGTTGAAGTCCTGGAGCGAGTAGGGCCCGATCTGGGCCTGGGTCGACTGCGGCTTCTCCCCCTCCTTGGCCGGGATGAGCTCGGGCGTGATCTCCGTCGCGAGGATGGAGAGCAGCGTCGCGTTGACGTGCTCCTCGAACTGAGCGGATGACACGACCCACCGGATGAGGTGCTGCATCAGGGTCTTCGGGACGCCGGCGTTGACGCCGTAGTGCGACATCTGGTCGCCCACCCCGTAGGTGGACCACCCGAGGGCGAGCTCGGACAGGTCTCCCGTGCCCAGCACGATGCCGCCGCGCTGGTTGGCGATCCGGAAGAGGAAGTCGGTGCGCATCCCGGCCTGGACGTTCTCGAAGGTGACGTCGTAGACCTCCTCGCCCCGGGCGAACGGGTGGTCCATCCCCTTGAGCATCTCCGTCGCGGCGGGCCTTATGTCGAGCTCCTCCCACGTCACCCCGAGCGACTCCATGAGCCGGATCGCGTTGTCCTTCGTGTGCGCGGAGGTGGCGAAGCCCGGCATGGTGAAGGCGAGGATGTCACTGCGCGGTCGTCCGAGGCGGTCCATCGCCTTGGCCGCCACGATCAGCGCGTGCGTCGAGTCGAGGCCGCCCGAGACCCCGATGACGATGCGCGGCTGGCCGATGGCCCGGAGCCGCTGCTCGAGCCCCGACACCTGGATGTTGTACGCCTCGTAGCAGTCGAGGGCGAGGCGCGCCTCGTCGTCCGGCACGAACGGGAAACGGTCGACCTTGCGCATCAGGCCGATGTCGCCGCCGGGGGGGCCGACCTCGAACTCGACGGTCCGGAAGCCCGAGACGCGGTCCGTGAGCGTGCGCCGGTTGTCGTCGAACGTCCCCATCCGCATCCGCTCCTGGCGCAGCATGTCGAGGTCGATGTCGGCGACCGAGCGCCGCGGCCCGTCGGGAAAGCGCTCGGTCTCGGCCAGGAGCGTCCCCCGCTCGTAGATCATCGTCTGTCCGTCCCAGGACAGGTCGGTCGTCGACTCACCCTCACCAGCGGCGGCATAGAGGTAGGCGGAGAGGCAGCGGACCGAGGCGCTCCGGCAGAGCAGGTGGCGGTCCTCGGCCCGGCCCACGGTGATGGGTGAGCCAGAGATGTTCACGAGGATGGTCGCCCCCGCGAGCGCCGCCTCGGCGCTGGGCGGCACCGGGATCCACATGTCCTCGCACACCTCGACGCCGAGGACGAACCCTTCGAGGTCGGTCGCGCGGAAGAGCAGGTCCGTCCCGAACGGGACCGACCACCCGGCCACCTCGATGGTCTGGCCCCGCTGGTCGTCGCCCGCGCCGAAGTGCCGCCGCTCGTAGAACTCCCGGTACGTCGGCAGGTAGGCCTTGGGCGCGACTCCGAGGATCGCGCCGCGGTGGATGACGACGGCGCAGTTGAAGACTCGGGCGCCCCGGACGAGCGGGGCGCCGACGACGAGGACCGGCAGCAGCTCGGCGGACGCCTCGACGAGGCGGGCGATCGCCTCCTCGGCGGCGTCGAGGAGGGGGTCCTGGAGCAGCAGGTCGTCGATCGCGTAGCCGGTGAGGCACAGCTCCGGGAAGATGGCGACCGCCGCTCCCTCGTCGCTGCACGCTCGGGCCTGCTCGAGAACGGCGTCGGCGTTGCGGGCCGGGTCTGCCACCGCGACCGGCAGGGTGCAGGCAGCGACTCGGGCGAAGCCGTGGGCGTAGGAGCTGGCGAAGTCCATGGGGACAGTCAATCCCACTCGCGCCCGGAGACCGCGGAGGTGGCCCTCCTCACTACGCTGTGACCGAGCCGGTGATCCACCTCGCACGGGTCCCGTGGACCGCGAGAGCGACTACTACACTGAGTAGTACCTGAAGATCCGGGAGCCAGCCACCAACGAGGGAGACTGAGATGTACGAGATCGAGGACGACGGTCCGACGCACGTCCTGCACCCTGAACAGTCCTGGGACTTCCTCCGGGCCCGGGAGTTCGGTCGGCTCGCCTTCCATCTCGTCGGCGAGGTTCACATCGCCCCGATCAACTACGCCGTGGATGCGGAGGACCGCATCATCTTCATCACGAGCGAGGGCAGCAAGGTCTTCGGTGTCACGGCGAATCCCGACGTCGCCTTCGAGGTCGACGAGATCGTCGACGACCGCGCGACGAGTGTCATCATCCGGGGCCGGGCCCGCATCCTCGAGGGGCAGGACGCCTACGTCGTCGAGCAGCTGCCGATCCGCCCCTGGGTGCCGAGCCCCAAGACGGTGGTCGTCGCCATCCGGGTCGACGAGATCTCGGGCCGCTCGTTCGACCTGAGCCGTCCCTGGCTCCACGACATCCCGCGGGCCTAGCCGCACCGGCCGCGGTTCAGGTCCGGTCGGGGCGGACCAGGGCGGTGCCGACGCTGCGGGTCATCGCGATGAAGACGAGCAGCCAGGCAGTGACCGCGACCCAGAGCCAGCTGGACCCAATCGCCTCGACGATCGGCAGCCGATCGGCCCGTCCCAGGTAGATGCCGGCCACGGCGTACATGCCCAGGGGGAAGATGATGCTCCAGAGCGTGGGGACGTAGACCAGCGGCACCTTGCGGACGTAGTGGCGCCAGACCCCCGCGGCAACGAGCACCGGGATGAGCCAGGTCGCGAAGGCCCAGAACACGACCGACAGCCCAGCCACCAGGCCCTGCGTCGCGTCCGCCATCGGCGCTGACTCCATCTCGACGATGCGCGCGCCGGCGACCACCGTGATGGCCACGGCCCCCATCGCCACCCAGTACGGCGGGTCGAAGTCCTTCGGGTCGAGCTCGTAGAGCATGATCCGCAACGCCACGATGATCGCCGAGGCCGCATACAGGAAGACGCCGACCGACCACGAGAGCACCGCCAGGATGGCCAGCCAGGCGCGGGCATCCTCCATGACCACCTCGAGCGTCGCGGCCGACACCGCGACCGACTGGCTCGCGACGACCCAGATGAACCAGGTGCCGTTGGCGAGCGCCACCGCCGGCCGCTCCGCTCGACTGAGCACCGCGCTCCACGGGATCACGTAGCCGAGAACCAGCCAGACGCTGAACGAGACGACGAGCAACCAGGCCGTCAGCGAGTACCAGCCCTCGGCGGCTGCTCGCGCACCGAGGACGTTGGTGCCGGCCACGAACGTGAAGAACCCGAACGCCCGCTTCGGGTCCTTGAAGTCCTCGACCATGGCGTGCCGGAACGACGCGAACCGCCACAGGTTGAGCCCGAGCAGCACGACGTAGGCGACGATGCAGACCGTGAAGAGCAGGACCGAGAGAAGGCGAAACCCGGTTAGCCCCAGTCCGATCGAGATGATGCCGCTCGCCATGACCAACGCGAAGTAGCCAGGGGTGAGTCGCTCCACCAGGCCACCCACGCGACCCGGCGACGACTGCGCAAGCGAGCTCAGCGGCATACGGCCTCCTCTTGTTCTCAGCCGACCGCGTCCCGGGCCGCGATGAACGCGTCGACACACGCGCGGACGTCGTCCTCGGAGTGGGCCGCGGACAGCTGCACCCGGATGCGCGCCTTGCCCCGCGGCACGACCGGGAAGCTGAACGCGATGACGTAGACGCCACGGCCGAGCATGTGGTCGGCGATGTCGGCGGCCCGTCGCGCGCCGTCCTCGCCGGGGAACATGATCGGGCGGATCGGGTGGGTGCCCGGGAGGACCTCGAAGCCCGCCTCGCGCATGAGCCGGTCGAACAGCTCGGTGTTGCGGGCGAGGGTCTCGCGCTTCTCGCCGGACGACTCGACGAGGTCGAGCGCTGCCGTCGAGCCGGCCACGACCGCGGGCGCCACCGAGTTGGAGAAGAGGTAGGGCCGGGACCGCTGGCGCAGCAGGTCGACGACCTCCTGGTGGCTCGCGACGTAGCCACCCGACGCGCCGCCGAGCGCCTTGCCCAGCGTGCCGGTGATGATGTCGACGCGGTCCTGGACCCCGAAGAGCTCCGGCGTGCCCTTCCCGCCGCTCCCGACGAAACCCACCGCGTGCGAGTCGTCGACGAAGACCATGGCGCCGAACTCCTCTGCGAGGTCGCAGATCCCGTCGAGCGGCGCGTAGGAGCCGTCCATCGAGAACACGCCGTCCGTGACGACGACCTTGCGCTCCGCGCCGGCGGCGACAGCGGCCTCGAGCTGCGCGCGCAGGTCAGCGAGGTCGGCGTTGCGGTAGCGGTAGCGCATCGCCTTCGAGAGGCGCACGCCGTCGATGATCGACGCGTGGTTCAGCTCGTCGCTGATGATGGCGTCGCGCTCCCCGAAGAGGACCTCGAAGACGCCGCCGTTGGCGTCGAAGCACGAGGAGTAGAGGATGGCCGCGTCAGTGCCGAGGAAGTCGGCGATCTTGCGCTCCAGGGCCGTGTGCTGGGTCTGGGTGCCGCAGATGAAGCGGACCGAGGCCATCCCGAAGCCCCACTCGTCGAGCGCCTTCTTGGCCGCCTCGATGACGGCCGGGTCGTCGGCCAGCCCGAGGTAGTTGTTCGCGCAGAAGTTGAGTGCCTCGGCCTTGAGGGTCGTCACGTGCGCCGACTGCGGCGACGTGAGCTCGCGCTCGTTCTTGTAGAGGCCGGCGTCGTTGATCTCCTGCAGGGTTGCCGCAATGTCGTCCTTGACGGTGCCGTACATCGGTGTCCTTCGCGGGTGGGTCGGGTGACAGAGGCCAGCGTATGCCGCTGGGCTGGCTTCGCGCACCGGGGCCGCGGTTCCGTTGTGGGAACGGTGGAAGGCGAACCCGCAGGAGCTGGCTGGTTGTGGATTCAACTGCAGGGCAGGGCAATCCATTCGGATGGGCCGGGGCCGGGATCAGGTCGCCGGAGCACTTTCTCGTCCTTCGGGCCGGGCTGAGCCGGGGGCAGGCGCGAGCCGTCGTCCTCCTGGCTCAGCGCTCGGTCGAACTGCCCGCCACGACGCGGGCCCTACGGGAGGGGCGGATCAGCAACGTCTTCCTCGACACGGCCGGCGGGTGGTTGCTCGGTCGGCCGAGGCTGCCCTCGTGCCGAGCTCCTCGGATCCGGGTGGACTCCCCGCGCTCGCTGACGATCCGGGACCACCGCCGAAGGGCAGCGGCGGGGCTGGACGCCGCTACCGCGGCCCGAGCGGCGACGTGCTCCACCTGTCACTGGTCGACTTCACTCCGCGTCAGGGCGCTGCACCGGTCCTGTCCGACGGCTGATCTCAGCGGCGGAGCCGGGCGAGCGCCGGCGTGACGTCGCGGCCCTGTGCCTCTGCGACCAGCGTGACCAGAGAGGCCTCCTCCACAGGCCGGGCAGGCCCGGAGGTGGACGAACATCGCGTTCATCGACTGAGTGTCAGGCTCTGCGAGGATCAGCTCGGCGAACTGGTCGGACAGATCGAAACACGTTCAGGTCATGATGTGCCTCGAGGAGTCGGATCTGCCGGTAGGTGGCCGCTCGCCAGCCCCGCCGCTCGTGCCGAGGCGATCGGCGAGGACGTCGATCGGCACCTCGTCCACGAGCAGGGCCACGGCGATGCGCCGCTGGTAGTTGGTCAGTGCGACCTGCATCGCGAGCCGGACCGCGCCGGCCAGGTCGGCTGCGTCCGCGATCGTCTCGGGAGTCACGAGCGCCGAGCCACCGTCCTCGTCGCGGAGCTCGACCTCGCGGGAGGACCACGCCTGGCGGCGGATCTCGTTGGCCGCTTGGAGGATCGCGAACTTGTAGGCCCACGTGGTGAACCGGCTTCGACCCGTCCAGCGGACGACCGACCTCGCGCCCTAGGCTGTCGGAGCATGGAACCTGCCCAACAGCCATGGGCGCGTGACCGGTTCGCGACCGCCCCGGTTGCCCGGCTCGCCACCATCACAGCGGACGGGAGCCCGCACCTCGTGCCGGTGGTGTTCGTGCTAGAGCCCGACCGAGACGTGGTCTGGCATGTCGTCGACGCCAAGCCGAAGTCAACCCGCGCCCTGCAACGCCTGGCCAACATCGGCGCCCACCCTCGCGTCAGCCTTCTCGTGGACCACTACGAGGATGACTGGTCGACGCTCTGGTGGGTTCGCGCCGACGGCGACGCGACGGTCGTCGGACTCGCCCATCCCGAAGCGTCCCCCGCCCTCGATGCCCTCATCCTGAAGTACCCCGCCTACGCCGTCGAGCGCCCCGAGGGGCCGATGGTCCGGGTCGCGGTCGACGCGTGGCGTGCCTGGGCGGCCACCCCGTCGGCAGGACCGTGAACGCAGCAGCGACGGCAGCACCCAACACGAGGACCTTGACGGCAGGGGTCAACCGCGGCACCCGGACGCGGGCACGCGGTGCCGCGAAGAGCCCCCACGCCACCGCGGCGACCAGGGGCAGGCCGAGTCCGTGCCGTCATTCTCCTTCCTCGAGGAACTCCTTCGTCAGCTCGGCGAGCTCGCGCGGGTGGTCGGCGTTGAGCAGCGAGCTGCCGCCCTCGACCGTCGCGAGACGCGAACCGGCCACGGCCCCGAGGACCTGACGGGCGGCGACGATCCCCATCCGGTCGCGCGCCCCGACGACGACGAGGGTCGGCGCCGCGATCCTGCTGACCATGTCGAGGCCGTCGAAAGCGCGCAGGGCGTCGAACACCGCCAGCATCCGGGGCCGGGACACGCCCATGTCGACGAGCTTGCTCTCCGGCAGGAGCCGCAGCGCGAGCTTCTGCATCCGGAGCGCACCGGCGGACGGCCGGACCAGCGGCCCCGCCAGCACGAGCCGCCCGACCAGGTCCGGCCGCTCGACCGCCAGGTGCATGGCCACCGAGCCGCCGACGGACACCCCGAGGACGTCAGCCCGGCGGATCCCCTGCAGCTCGAGCTCCTGGGCCAGCCCCGCTGCGGCGGCGGCGAGGTCGAAGCCCACCGGGTCGCGCGGACGCAGCCCGACCATCCACGGAGCGTGCATCGGCCGGCCGGCGCCGAGCGCCGACACGAAGTCCTGCCAGACGATCGGGGACTGGCCGAGGCCGTGGAGCAGGACGAGCGGACGGGGCCCCGGTGGACCCGGCGCGGCGCCCGAGGGGACGTCGGCACCCGGCGAGCTCAGCGGCATCAGGTCAGCTCCAGTCGAGGACGACCTTCCCGCACTGCCCCGAACGAGCGGTGGCGAAGGCCTCCTCCCACTGCTCGGCGGGGAAACGGTGCGTGATGACCTGGGTGACCGCTGACCGGAAGGTCTCCGAGGTCGCGATCATCTGGGACATGGCGTACCAGGTGTCGTACATCTCGCGCCCGTAGATGCCCTTGAGCGTCAGCATGTGCGTGATGACCTTGCCCCAGTCGAGCTCGTAGGCCTGGTGCGGCAGTCCGAGCAGCGCGATCCGGCCGCCGTGGTTCATGTTGGTGATGAGGTCGGTCACCGCGGGCGCCGCGCCGGACATCTCGAGCGCGATGTCGAAGCCCTCCTTCATGCCGAGCTGCCGCTGGGCGTCGGCGAGCGACTCGCGGGTGACGTTGATGGTGAGGTCCGCTCCGGCCGCCGTCGCGAGGCCGAGCCGGTAGTCGCTCGCGTCCGAGACCACGACGTAGCGCGCCCCGGCGTGCCGGGCGATCGCGGCCGCCATGACGCCGATCGGACCGGCGCCGGTGATGACGACGTCCTCGCCGACCATCGGCCACTGGAGCGCCGTGTGCGTCGCGTTGCCCAGCGGGTCGAAGACGGCCCCGAGATCCGGGTCGAGCTGCGCCGGCTGCACCCAGACGTTGCTCGCCGGGATGACGACGAAGTCCGCGAAGGCGCCGTCCCGGTTGACCCCGATCCCCTGGGTCCGGATGCACAGGTGGCGCCGGCCGGCGCGG is a genomic window containing:
- a CDS encoding DEAD/DEAH box helicase: MPTRVRQRSATSSASAAGPAGTNGPSRSRSTQREDDPAPIIPILARRVREVEARVTSKGRATPTNRTKFQVVALLMRAERARVKDAPIPGGLRADLLKRLDGIAGILAQIAARDTSLLALLDPAAKPGPAAQQMRRDWLLESGAELAPEDLVITRPEPVQSVIPPELAAKQVTPQSVPARVRANPFLTPDVSAAHRQEYVGRLTGWELLGPLYRAFEQGSGGEAASMDLPPKPRIDRFSPPGSQLMVHQSRFLQAVQQGHRTFLLADEPGLGKTAQSVLAASVADAYPMLAVVPNVVKINWAREVEHWTPQRRVTVIHGDGEDVDAFADVFVVNYAILDRHFGWLSTFGFRSMVVDEAHFIKNIQSQRSQQVLALADRLRASAPGGNPLLMALTGTPLINDVKDFDAIWRFLGWIKDGKPVADIVRRLDETGYTPMDRAFYPEARQAVIDMGIVRRRKVDVASDLPDKRIADITVELDDEAGRSIERAERALGERLARRYRAQLAEGHGHEVDGEPDEALLRRVAMAELKAPSGEGTGENVFTLVRRIGQAKASLAADYAAQLSHSVGKVVFFAKHIDVMDKAERILADAGLRTVSIRGDQTAKQRQEAVDAFQKDPEVSVAVCSLLAAGVGVNLHASSNVVLSELSWTAAEQQQAIDRVHRIGQDEPVTAWRILAAGTVDSRIAELIDAKQGLAARALDGSDIEVSNTDTVQLDALVTLLRQALA
- a CDS encoding NAD(+) synthase, producing the protein MDFASSYAHGFARVAACTLPVAVADPARNADAVLEQARACSDEGAAVAIFPELCLTGYAIDDLLLQDPLLDAAEEAIARLVEASAELLPVLVVGAPLVRGARVFNCAVVIHRGAILGVAPKAYLPTYREFYERRHFGAGDDQRGQTIEVAGWSVPFGTDLLFRATDLEGFVLGVEVCEDMWIPVPPSAEAALAGATILVNISGSPITVGRAEDRHLLCRSASVRCLSAYLYAAAGEGESTTDLSWDGQTMIYERGTLLAETERFPDGPRRSVADIDLDMLRQERMRMGTFDDNRRTLTDRVSGFRTVEFEVGPPGGDIGLMRKVDRFPFVPDDEARLALDCYEAYNIQVSGLEQRLRAIGQPRIVIGVSGGLDSTHALIVAAKAMDRLGRPRSDILAFTMPGFATSAHTKDNAIRLMESLGVTWEELDIRPAATEMLKGMDHPFARGEEVYDVTFENVQAGMRTDFLFRIANQRGGIVLGTGDLSELALGWSTYGVGDQMSHYGVNAGVPKTLMQHLIRWVVSSAQFEEHVNATLLSILATEITPELIPAKEGEKPQSTQAQIGPYSLQDFNLYHVLRWGYRPSKIAFLSWHAWHDAESGDWPAGYPAAERAEYDLATIRRWLEVFLRRFFANQFKRSALPNGPKVAAGGSLSPRGDWRMPSDASGAAWLDELDANVPDA
- a CDS encoding pyridoxamine 5'-phosphate oxidase family protein, with protein sequence MYEIEDDGPTHVLHPEQSWDFLRAREFGRLAFHLVGEVHIAPINYAVDAEDRIIFITSEGSKVFGVTANPDVAFEVDEIVDDRATSVIIRGRARILEGQDAYVVEQLPIRPWVPSPKTVVVAIRVDEISGRSFDLSRPWLHDIPRA
- a CDS encoding tellurite resistance/C4-dicarboxylate transporter family protein; the protein is MPLSSLAQSSPGRVGGLVERLTPGYFALVMASGIISIGLGLTGFRLLSVLLFTVCIVAYVVLLGLNLWRFASFRHAMVEDFKDPKRAFGFFTFVAGTNVLGARAAAEGWYSLTAWLLVVSFSVWLVLGYVIPWSAVLSRAERPAVALANGTWFIWVVASQSVAVSAATLEVVMEDARAWLAILAVLSWSVGVFLYAASAIIVALRIMLYELDPKDFDPPYWVAMGAVAITVVAGARIVEMESAPMADATQGLVAGLSVVFWAFATWLIPVLVAAGVWRHYVRKVPLVYVPTLWSIIFPLGMYAVAGIYLGRADRLPIVEAIGSSWLWVAVTAWLLVFIAMTRSVGTALVRPDRT
- a CDS encoding glycine C-acetyltransferase; its protein translation is MYGTVKDDIAATLQEINDAGLYKNERELTSPQSAHVTTLKAEALNFCANNYLGLADDPAVIEAAKKALDEWGFGMASVRFICGTQTQHTALERKIADFLGTDAAILYSSCFDANGGVFEVLFGERDAIISDELNHASIIDGVRLSKAMRYRYRNADLADLRAQLEAAVAAGAERKVVVTDGVFSMDGSYAPLDGICDLAEEFGAMVFVDDSHAVGFVGSGGKGTPELFGVQDRVDIITGTLGKALGGASGGYVASHQEVVDLLRQRSRPYLFSNSVAPAVVAGSTAALDLVESSGEKRETLARNTELFDRLMREAGFEVLPGTHPIRPIMFPGEDGARRAADIADHMLGRGVYVIAFSFPVVPRGKARIRVQLSAAHSEDDVRACVDAFIAARDAVG
- a CDS encoding TIGR03668 family PPOX class F420-dependent oxidoreductase, yielding MEPAQQPWARDRFATAPVARLATITADGSPHLVPVVFVLEPDRDVVWHVVDAKPKSTRALQRLANIGAHPRVSLLVDHYEDDWSTLWWVRADGDATVVGLAHPEASPALDALILKYPAYAVERPEGPMVRVAVDAWRAWAATPSAGP
- a CDS encoding alpha/beta fold hydrolase, giving the protein MPLSSPGADVPSGAAPGPPGPRPLVLLHGLGQSPIVWQDFVSALGAGRPMHAPWMVGLRPRDPVGFDLAAAAAGLAQELELQGIRRADVLGVSVGGSVAMHLAVERPDLVGRLVLAGPLVRPSAGALRMQKLALRLLPESKLVDMGVSRPRMLAVFDALRAFDGLDMVSRIAAPTLVVVGARDRMGIVAARQVLGAVAGSRLATVEGGSSLLNADHPRELAELTKEFLEEGE
- the tdh gene encoding L-threonine 3-dehydrogenase; its protein translation is MRALTKLTAGPGLELVDRPEPQCGPTDVKIRVLRAGLCGTDLHLQEWDDWAAATVQPPLVIGHEFYGEVVEIGEDVDHVAVGDRASGEGHIVCGVCRNCRAGRRHLCIRTQGIGVNRDGAFADFVVIPASNVWVQPAQLDPDLGAVFDPLGNATHTALQWPMVGEDVVITGAGPIGVMAAAIARHAGARYVVVSDASDYRLGLATAAGADLTINVTRESLADAQRQLGMKEGFDIALEMSGAAPAVTDLITNMNHGGRIALLGLPHQAYELDWGKVITHMLTLKGIYGREMYDTWYAMSQMIATSETFRSAVTQVITHRFPAEQWEEAFATARSGQCGKVVLDWS